The region TATAGACAACAATATTCGAAAGGaaggacctagaaacttgaaatttttaggttAGTTTCAAATACCGCGTTCAAGTTAATAGGCAAAATCCGATTGGAGGTTCCATAAATATGAACGGTCGATCTTTTGTGCTCCTGTTGATTTCCAACTGCATATTTTATCGGAATGAAAATATGCATTAATGTATAATGACAATTCAAAGCCTTGTAGTTACATCTTCATCTGTAACACCTTAAAATCTCGGCAATAAAAGAGAATTAGTTTGTTACCCAAGTTTCAGATAATCGGCAGACCTTCAATGGGCGTGGGTGAAATATAACATTAACAtaataaggtgtagtaaaaagaaatccaatacttttgcatgaaaaactagGCTTTAATTAACATAATTATAATGGTCCGATTTAGGTAACATATGCGtcattttgttcgataacttgttgcaaTTTTGAAGGCAACAGATGGTAatacttggtgccaggtccggactttGTGGTGGATGCAGAAAAACCGCCCAATCatgcttctggcgagtcactgtTGATGTGTGTGGCTTAGCACTGTCCTGCTGAAACTCAATTCCTCTCCTACTTTTCCGAGTTTATAGTTGTGCCGTAAGGGAGCAGCTCGTAGTATATAATTtcccaaacacacagcaaaacctttctgGCAGTCAATCCTAACTTGGTCACCATTTCCGCTGGATCACCGCTTTTCGATgacgaccgttttcacttgacgttgtcgtaattGATCCACTTTTAATCaacagtcaccaaccgcttcaaagaTGAGTTTATTTAGTTGTGTTTAAACAGTGATTCGCAGATAGAAATTTGGTCCTTGAgttacaaaaacataaatacataCATTACAAAAATTGGCAGAAATTATCCAAAGAACGCAGAACATAAATGATAATGTGCTCTCTATTAGTACCTACCTACAAATAtgagtattgaaaatatcagtaattttactcaatttgttttttcttcaaattcaaatatgaGTTGAGATCTGAGATCATATTTTTTGAGTACTTTGATCCGCCTTTATTGTTATGGAaacaaaaaacttaaaatttcaattgcAGACTAAAATCGATTTCTGGAAGttgatattcaattttatttttcattacattttcaataactttttgGTCTCTGAATTGTTAGTCTGTGATTTTTTCCTACAAATCATTGGTTTTTTTggagttttcacataatttaacAATAATCTACATCGAAGAATGACAATAATtcgcgaataaaaaaaaaattggttacttttcgtttttcgaaaAAGAATTCATAGGTTCAATGCAAAAAgcactgaaatatttttctctatttcagtatcgtaatgagttcattacagttctaaaaacagtgctgtaatgaactcattacagcattgttttcagttatatttttcgttttgtggttgtctacactgacgtcagacttccaatcctatcaaaattcaacacacgtcaattattgtcaatataatatgatttggatttagtgaaatgatttgcgacattattcgcaatttctcttaattctgttggtgttaaatcgatttcgtcagacataattcacgaattgaatgcataattataaattatttcagaatttaaaaCATAcgaatcaaattgaaattccgtaatctgtcaattttcgtagcagtcacaccaactgccaagatacaatacaaatgtcactaggatgtatgatctgaatttttcattgaatttcgacaatttttcacaaaacaagactgaaatagagaaaatattgtctaatactcgttgcagaaggcaattccaacactcatgcgttccaaaactcgctccttcgtcgctcgttttcgaatttcgcattcgtgttggaataggaacccattctgcaacttgttttagaatatactattgaatacctataatttttgactgattcccGGAGAGTCACGTGGTGCTAATCCCTCTTAAGAGTTCTTATAGCTCATATcttaatgaattattttaaatatccATTGCTTATATctcactttattttttatttttttatttttgatgaaggGTTGAAAGATCATCATATTTCAGTTGATGTTTGAATACAGTTTTAACAACTGTTTAGCTTTGATGAACCTTTCGTAAATAAATCATTAGTCTACTATTTTTGACGCTAGAAGTCTCAAATCAAAATTTGAACATATTATTTTCAGAGAGGAATATGATTCGgctgaaaaaaattactttgaaGCTAAACTGAATTTGCACCGAATGATTTCGAAGAGAGAAAAGTTGTTGGCTCAGCTGGATAAACTGGATGTGGAACTCAAGTGCGGACAAAAAAACCAGGAATTTTCTTCGGCGTAGATCAAATTTTATTAAGAAAAATTAGTCATTGGTACAAAGGTATATACAATGGAATTCTCAAGGAAATATGACCAACattcaataaattataaaatatatacatatttaaaaTGGTAAAAATTATATGGCAGTCAAAAATACAACTTACAACAACTTCTTCCGATTCTGACTCGTTCTTCTATCTAACTACACAACTAATTCCTTACCACTATAAGGAAAATACTCCAGCTTAAATAATACTTAAACATTAAAGATAttacataaatataaatattgaactAGAATAGTCTTTGGTTCTTATACTTTTGACATCATCtgtattcattcaaaatgaaggtaaggtattcatatttcttcgctcaaaattgaatttcgaagAGACTGTGGAGAAATATCAACAACAATGCAGAGATGGGGATTATGACATAAATTCTTTGTGATTAAAATCTCCTCATATTCAACAATGAAAATGATTTGCACGAGTTCAACAGTTATTATTAGATTCATCCTAATGAGCAAGAACTATTAaactatatttatggaaataactgCGCTATGGATATGCAAAGATGTCTTTTGAGTTTTTCGTAGgttttttggaatgttttacattaatatcataaaatttattcattctgATATTTTTAGTCATTGACGTTGGCAAGTTCTGTGGAATAATTAAAACTTCTTGTTTTATTGTTTCTTAATTATCATGGAGTTTTCAAAAGATAGACATCAATATTTATAgcgtatttcaaaaaatatagcagtagtttttttttaacggAATAATAAATAGATACGACCGAGAGTTGCTAAATACCCAAGTCTGGAGATAAGGTTAAATATTGTTACcgaaattttgacaattttttggtAATAGTCCTTATAATCTTTTACCATAATAAAGACTTTTGTGTTGTTCACAAGTACTTGAATAATAATTCACCGagtcaaaaaatgaaattgactcGAGAATTTTTTTAGGTGTTGATTTTCTATGTGGATAAACCAAAAACGGTGAATCGCTTCCTGAGCAAGATTGTCATGTTACATAATGTGAGATTGGGACATATTTGGACATCAATTCCATTCGCTTTTCAATTCAACACTGAATATTACATTGTTTGACAATCACTCACAAAAAGAATAGTGTCACcaacaaataatttcaatcggGGTACTTCAAAAGATATCTATGGAATCGTTACAGGAGCTGAAGGATACcgaatatattcttcaaattcttATTCTGGGTCCTCAACCTATTATTTTATTAGATATCACcacattatatttattttttaattttgttactcTTCTCAAAACTCAAATAGCAACCCTCGACTGAACAGGATAATAACAATACTTTTATAATCAATTTTGATAGTATCTAATCCGATCAAAAACGATGTAAACCCGTGCAAATCTGTGGACAACCGATCCACCTTTATATAAATCTATTTACATTGAAACTCAACATCTTGAAAGAACCCTTTCCAGGGTTCAGCTTTGGCTGATTCACACTACTTTCTTCCACCTAGCAAACATCCCTCTTTTTCACCCTCATCTCGCTGTTGGATATGGCTATCCACTCGTTCCTCGAGCTGTCAAACCACGTCAATCCCAAATTGTACCTCCCGTTAAGATTGGCATGTTGGCAGTGCGAAAACCACCATCCCCCTTCGTAGTTACTAGCGCAATGGGTGTTGGAGATGTCCCTGTCGTTGTCGATCGTAGAGAATTCCATGTTGTTCTGGTAATCCAGAGCGTCGCTGGCGTTGCCGTGATACTTGTTTACCACCAGCTTGAAGCCGTTGGTGTAGTCGAACACCCTGATGTCGTCGTAGTTGGCCTGCCAGTATTTCCCGTAGATGTCCTTCATGTTAATCTGCAGACTTGAACAGTTGTTCTTAGTCAAATGATGGATGTTCCTGTTGCCCAACCAATGTTCACCGGTTGCCGAGCCGAAGCCGTTGGAGTAGTCATTCCAGTTTTGGTTGAAGTCGACAGAGCCGTCGTAACGCTTCTGGATGAGAGTCCAGCCGTCCACGCAGTTGGCCAGAATGGGTTCTCCATCGCCTGGACTGATGAGGTAGACGCCGTTGGGACCTGATACGGAGCCACAGTCGTAGGGTAGTTTGTTGATGATGTCCTTGTATTCCTTCTCGAAGGATTTCAGTTCCTGGACAAGGTGGATGGTGGATTTCGTGGCGTTTAGGTCGATGCTTGAGGATTCGGACTGGAaaagaaatttaatatttaaagaacaatttcactttattttctaaaaaaatgaaatcattatagaattaatattttataatatatcaACGCTATTGTGAATTCTTTCATTTGGTTgagatataaaaattttcacttATTTTGAAGTCTGaaattctcaaacaaaaatgacagtATGAAAATCTTTTTGTACATTTCagatgtatagggtgtttttttttcgaggtatataactataaattggcattactgttcaagatggcgaccgatttaacagctgtcaagtgatttattctcagtttggtttggcaattcatcataaatagactcacgtctgaacaacgcttgcaaatagtgcaattttatttcgaaaatgatggttctgtgcggaatacgtatcgcgcactacgtccattagcgatgaagcgcacttctgattgaatggctacgtcaacaaacaaactgccgcatttggagtgaagctaatcctcaagtgtatgtcgaaacaccgttacattaagaaaaactgactgtttggtgcgctttatgatccgtacttcttcaaaaacgatgatggccagaacgttacagtcaatggtgatcggtatagagccatgattactaactttttcatttctgaattgaacaaccatgttgtccaggagctgtggttccaacaagacggcgcaacatgacacacagctcatgccacaattgatttattgaaaggcacgtttggtgaccgcctaatttcacgttttggacctgtgaattggcctccaagatcttgtgatttaacaccgctagactactttctgtggggctatgtaaagtcgttggtctatgcggataagccacaaacccttgaccatttgtaagacaacattcgccgtgttatttccgatatacggccacaaatattggaaaaagtcatcgaaaattggacgtccagattggactacatctgagccagccgtggcggtcacatggcagaaatcatatttaaaatgtaatgccacaagattatcttgctgataaatagaattcatgtcaatcgaatgatccatcgttgtttaattgcaatttaaagttctatggctctaaaaaaaacacccttcagaatctgcaattgaaaaaaattcatgtttCTGGAGGATTTgccatgaaattttgaaagattTGTATAACATCCTGTTTTCAAGTATAGCTTGAGATCCATCAATTTTTGGACTAGATACTGTATGAATATGAGAAAACAGAGTGAATTAGTATATCTATCAGAATATCTTCACCACTTTGCTCCTCATATTTCTGCAGTGCATCaagttcatttcaaaattaatgaaatattcataattcatattccCCAAAGTTATAACCGTAGCCCAACCAATGGAAGTTATTTCATCAGTCTGAACATTCTCGAATCTCCTCCTCCTGAGACATCAATATCATCAGGAACTCTAAACGACGTTCCTTTTTGAATCTGAATTGAAGAAAACGTAGTAATGAAAGACTTCATATCCTACAACGCTTTCGCCAAATCAATATCAGAAAAACTAGGATTTCTTTATAATattgttcaaagaaaaaagCAATAACACGATTCCAGCGATTGAGTCGAAAATCGCCTTTTTTTATTCCGActggaaattgaatttttccacaAAGGATTTCACCGCTTTTCTACTTGAATTCTATTGAAACCTATATAAAAGCATTTCTGTACTTTTCATCCTGAATTCGATGACTCGGTATGGTCAGGGCATCAGAGATGCTATTCATGTAACTATTCATGTAATCTCTATGATAACTCTAACATGTTGCCCAACTCACCTTCAAAATGTGGTCGTGAAGTTTGGAATTCTGCAAACTGTTGGATCTGATTAGATTCTGAACCCTAGCGTCGACTTCCTTCAAGAACCTGTGATCTTCCGCACCCCTGTCTTGTAAATTTGAAACACTGACCCCGATAGCTTTCATAGAACTCCTCGAATTCGACATCTCCTCCTTCAGTTGGCTCAATTCCGCTTTCGCCTCGTTCACTTGAACCTCCACCTTGGAGATCTCTTTACGTAAATCGGGTACACTGTTGTCCACTTTGAACTCGATACTTTCCACATTTTCAAGAAGTTCCAGCATAGACAGGTGTAACTTATCGAAATCCGCCATTTGTCGGGTCAAGTTGGCGACACTGTCGGTATTCTCGGTCAACTGCATCGTCAGGTTGGCCAACCTGTCGTCCCGATCCTCTGTGATCTGATGCATTCTGTCGTTTTCGATGTAGTTCTCGATCTCGTTGCCGTTTATCCTGTCGAAGGTTTTCAGAGGCTCGTTGGAATTCTCCTGCATGATTTGCATCTCCCTTTCCAGTCTAGACAGTTTGTTTTTGAGATGTTGGGTCTCTTTGAACAGAGCTTTCGAGGATTTCTCCAGACGAATGATATGTTTTTTCAGGACTCTTTGGTGACGGTATGGATGATCTTCTGTGGTCGGAATAGTTTGATCATTCTCGCGGAGCTTCTGTAGAGTCTTCATGTTTTGGGCAGATTCAAATTGCATCGCtttgatctgaaaaataaataaaacaaatgtcaaaaaaattaaaaaacgacAGAGTCGATTAAGATACACTATTTATAACCTCGAAAGAGCTGGACTGATGTTTTTGACATTTTAATTGTCTGTAACAATAATGGACAAGAACATGTGGAAAAAGCTTtgtatataatattcattgcaTAACAAGAGATGGAACAAAATCCAGTCGAAGTTTTTGCGAAACCAGTTGTTGTAAAATTATAATTACATAGCAAATAATAGAATACTAAAAAATTTtgtgatcaaatttgaaatgttcaatCTTTCAGCAGTCGTAGAGAAAAGTTTTTCCACATTTGAAAGAAGGTGaacaattataatttttatatgattttGACAATCAAAAGCAGCATGCTTCTGTATTGTATAGAGATAGAAATATCAACCGAAAATAAACCTTATCTAATTTATTACATTCCTATAAATGATCACACATTCCATTACCACTGCGAATATGAGCAAAGAGAAGTTCTGGGAGAATATGAATACCTTTAGGGACAATGATGTTTTCATTCGGTTATTGAACAAAACCGGCTGCTATTCTACCTCTAATTGTTATTTTAAGAGGCATCATTTCGTAACACGGTAGAATAGTTGAGTATTGGATTCGGGTTAATTTAGAACAGTGCAACAACCAAACATGGCGTAAATATTTGATTGGAATTAAGCCCCTTGTATCGGCCACATATGCGGTTGGTAATTTGCAAATTGTTCCCAAGGTCTGTAATTGCGTCGATTGATTAATCCAGCATTTGGCAACCGATATCTACATATATGTTGCATCATGTTTGTATATTcagaaaatgattgaatttttccttcaaatacATTCTACCACGAAAAATATTTAAGTA is a window of Harmonia axyridis chromosome 2, icHarAxyr1.1, whole genome shotgun sequence DNA encoding:
- the LOC123672242 gene encoding protein scabrous-like, whose translation is MPCSVFILVLIGTAVATAAVLEATLHDDGPSELREQLRVLSKQVTALLDRRREDLEMIEENLRRKLYETPELEDIKNALKTLRKDVDLVRLGTTDLPQVQTSTTEEKNEHLTIKWLSNAVSELRTEFGEVQAAVNSTVILQNHEQLDTELSLLRSDVTNLNSQLELAKNANEKYEAKLQMLQEEMANLREFNKATATNCGRLKHQIKAMQFESAQNMKTLQKLRENDQTIPTTEDHPYRHQRVLKKHIIRLEKSSKALFKETQHLKNKLSRLEREMQIMQENSNEPLKTFDRINGNEIENYIENDRMHQITEDRDDRLANLTMQLTENTDSVANLTRQMADFDKLHLSMLELLENVESIEFKVDNSVPDLRKEISKVEVQVNEAKAELSQLKEEMSNSRSSMKAIGVSVSNLQDRGAEDHRFLKEVDARVQNLIRSNSLQNSKLHDHILKSESSSIDLNATKSTIHLVQELKSFEKEYKDIINKLPYDCGSVSGPNGVYLISPGDGEPILANCVDGWTLIQKRYDGSVDFNQNWNDYSNGFGSATGEHWLGNRNIHHLTKNNCSSLQINMKDIYGKYWQANYDDIRVFDYTNGFKLVVNKYHGNASDALDYQNNMEFSTIDNDRDISNTHCASNYEGGWWFSHCQHANLNGRYNLGLTWFDSSRNEWIAISNSEMRVKKRDVC